In the Aulosira sp. FACHB-615 genome, one interval contains:
- the holA gene encoding DNA polymerase III subunit delta, with the protein MPVLVYWGEDDFVMEKAVNSLRDRILDPLWTDFNYSYFAPDQSDAAISALNQAMTPAFGAGGRLVWLMNTNLCQQCPENVLAELTRTLPVIPENSYLLLTSRNKPDERLKSTKLLKQSATEFREFSLIPPWKTELIVQAVQQAAQTVGVQLAPKTAELLAEAVGNDTRLLYNELEKLRLYHLDNKKPLDVETVSKLVRNTTQNSLQLAAAIRTGDTGKALTVLTDLLNAAEPGLRIVATLIGQFRTWLWVKIVTDSGERNPQAIAQAADVNNPKRIYFLQQEVKFLSVQQLISCLPLLLELEVSLKQGSGEISTLQTKVIELCQICKGNGKYI; encoded by the coding sequence ATGCCGGTTTTGGTTTACTGGGGTGAAGATGACTTTGTTATGGAAAAAGCGGTTAATTCGTTGCGCGATCGCATTTTAGATCCCCTGTGGACAGATTTTAACTATTCTTATTTTGCGCCTGATCAATCTGATGCGGCGATTTCGGCTTTAAATCAAGCGATGACTCCGGCTTTTGGCGCTGGTGGACGTTTGGTTTGGCTGATGAACACTAACCTTTGTCAACAATGTCCTGAAAATGTATTGGCGGAGTTAACGCGCACCTTACCAGTCATTCCCGAAAATTCCTATTTACTGCTTACCAGTCGCAATAAACCAGATGAACGGCTGAAATCTACCAAATTGCTGAAACAATCCGCCACAGAGTTTCGGGAATTTTCGCTGATTCCCCCGTGGAAAACTGAATTAATTGTGCAAGCTGTACAGCAAGCAGCGCAAACAGTAGGAGTGCAACTCGCGCCGAAAACTGCCGAACTGTTAGCCGAAGCTGTGGGTAATGATACAAGGCTGCTTTACAACGAGTTAGAAAAATTGCGGCTGTATCATCTTGATAACAAAAAGCCTTTAGATGTCGAAACTGTTAGTAAATTAGTCAGAAATACTACGCAAAATAGTTTACAATTAGCAGCAGCAATTAGAACAGGCGATACAGGCAAAGCTTTAACTGTGTTGACTGACTTGCTGAATGCGGCAGAACCAGGATTGCGGATAGTGGCAACATTAATTGGTCAATTTCGCACTTGGTTATGGGTCAAAATTGTCACAGATAGCGGTGAGCGTAACCCGCAGGCGATCGCTCAAGCTGCTGATGTCAACAACCCTAAACGTATCTACTTTTTACAACAAGAAGTCAAATTTCTGTCTGTGCAGCAACTAATTTCGTGTTTACCGTTACTCTTGGAGTTAGAAGTCAGCCTTAAGCAAGGATCTGGAGAAATATCCACACTCCAAACTAAAGTAATTGAACTTTGTCAAATATGTAAAGGCAACGGAAAATACATATAA
- a CDS encoding ATP-binding protein — protein sequence MRRNFRFRLNLSQKIVFSFLAVFLSIFIFCLLIIGHWFTNSLEQNLRQEVAIFAARVHTDFLHEQEDLETQVNLIAGRETIHLAIEQKDTAKLLQDLLPIRTALEIDWIKVVDPNSDTLVEIKHASLNNSKLLDKAITNLASSGSILNDFVDVEGSSQVLQVTILPIKSAKKIIGGIIIGNLVDESLLEQIAIGSTKQIVSTKNDIIIASTIPEIKLVTWQPPSPDSSTSKVVINQQEYFAKSILFKGGSQSLTTTVLYPILKLETTQDALWIRLEILFFLGGTLVTLIGYFISQKITRPLQAVTKIAKKVTEDADFDLQAPVTTQDEVGVLAISLNQLIQQVKQLLTEQYAAKDKLEAYSQNLEEKIKERTQEVERKNRDLKNTLNALKQTQAQLIQTEKMSSLGQLVAGVAHEINNPVTFIYGNVGHAENYVNDILNLIQLYQQSYPYPEAHIQDVMEEVDIEYILQDLPKILTSMKVGAERIHQIVLSLRIFSRLDEAEFKSANVHDGIDSTLLILRHRLKAQSHRPEIQVIKDYCEMPEIKCFAGQLNQVFMNILANAIDAVEEAWEKSLCSQPIIRISSECDQENIRIHIADNGTGIPQEIQRRLFDPFFTTKPIGKGTGLGLSISYQIVNEKHRGSLQCISLPGTGTEFVITIPIR from the coding sequence ATGCGAAGAAATTTTCGCTTTCGTCTTAATCTCAGCCAGAAAATAGTTTTCTCATTTCTGGCTGTATTTTTGAGCATATTTATATTTTGTTTGTTGATTATTGGACATTGGTTTACTAATAGTCTGGAACAGAATCTTCGCCAAGAAGTTGCAATTTTTGCAGCCAGAGTCCATACAGATTTTCTGCATGAACAGGAAGATTTAGAAACTCAAGTGAATTTAATAGCCGGACGTGAAACAATTCACTTAGCTATTGAACAAAAAGATACAGCAAAGCTACTACAAGATTTACTACCAATCAGGACTGCCTTAGAAATTGATTGGATCAAAGTAGTTGATCCTAATAGTGATACCTTAGTTGAAATCAAACATGCAAGTTTGAATAATTCTAAGTTATTGGATAAAGCTATTACTAATCTTGCCAGTAGTGGCTCTATTTTAAATGATTTTGTTGATGTAGAAGGTAGTTCACAAGTATTACAAGTAACCATTTTGCCAATTAAATCTGCTAAAAAAATTATTGGCGGAATTATTATTGGTAATTTAGTAGATGAGTCATTGTTAGAACAAATTGCTATTGGTTCTACTAAACAAATAGTCAGCACAAAAAATGACATAATTATTGCATCAACTATACCCGAAATTAAGCTGGTAACATGGCAACCGCCTTCTCCTGACTCATCCACCAGCAAAGTAGTTATTAATCAACAAGAATATTTCGCTAAAAGTATCTTATTCAAAGGAGGTAGTCAGTCTTTAACTACCACTGTACTTTATCCAATCTTGAAATTAGAAACAACCCAAGATGCGCTGTGGATACGCTTAGAAATTTTGTTTTTCTTAGGAGGAACACTTGTTACATTGATAGGCTATTTCATTAGCCAAAAAATCACTCGTCCTTTGCAGGCTGTGACCAAAATTGCCAAAAAAGTCACAGAAGATGCAGATTTTGACTTACAAGCACCAGTCACTACTCAAGATGAAGTAGGTGTTCTAGCGATTTCTTTAAATCAGCTAATTCAACAAGTCAAGCAGCTTTTAACAGAACAGTATGCCGCTAAGGATAAATTAGAAGCATATAGCCAAAATTTAGAAGAGAAAATCAAAGAACGGACACAAGAAGTTGAACGCAAAAATCGTGATTTAAAAAATACTTTAAATGCGTTAAAGCAAACTCAGGCTCAACTCATTCAAACTGAGAAAATGTCATCTTTAGGACAATTGGTTGCTGGTGTTGCCCATGAAATTAATAATCCCGTGACTTTTATTTATGGTAATGTGGGACACGCGGAAAATTATGTTAACGATATCTTGAACTTAATTCAACTTTATCAGCAATCCTATCCCTACCCAGAGGCTCATATTCAAGATGTCATGGAAGAGGTTGATATTGAATATATCCTCCAAGATTTACCCAAAATCCTAACTTCCATGAAAGTAGGCGCAGAACGTATTCATCAAATCGTTCTTTCTTTGCGAATTTTTTCACGTTTAGATGAAGCTGAATTTAAAAGTGCAAATGTGCATGATGGTATAGATAGCACTTTGTTAATTTTACGCCATCGCCTGAAAGCCCAATCTCATCGTCCCGAAATTCAAGTCATTAAAGATTATTGTGAAATGCCTGAGATTAAATGTTTTGCTGGGCAATTAAATCAGGTATTTATGAATATCTTAGCCAATGCCATTGATGCTGTAGAAGAAGCTTGGGAAAAAAGTCTCTGTTCACAGCCAATAATTCGCATTTCTTCTGAATGTGATCAGGAAAATATTAGGATTCATATTGCTGATAATGGGACAGGAATTCCCCAGGAAATACAAAGACGTTTATTTGATCCCTTTTTTACTACTAAGCCAATTGGCAAGGGAACTGGTTTAGGCTTATCGATTAGTTACCAGATAGTGAATGAAAAGCATCGTGGGTCATTACAATGTATTTCATTACCAGGCACAGGTACAGAATTTGTGATTACAATTCCCATCCGCTAA
- a CDS encoding substrate-binding domain-containing protein — MKIITTRILLGLVVLGLCSCNSVKSPSTTNNSQITSQNNPQTQPPIKLAPSSSSVTLLKVLTEAYQANNKTDTFEFVSQSQSEGVIAALKNGIVDIAGSSHKLKPEEDDGKIQYREIAQDLLVVATHNSVKGVTNLTTDQLKSIYAGKITNWKELGGPNAKIVVLDRPEDESAKKLLRKYYLGQDKTTTQAVILNKEGELIDTIQSTPYSIGAFSLAYSLINQLPVNHLKLNGNAPNKENFNSGKYQMVRHLGLIWQKTPTSNTQRFIDFVFSSEGTKLLQDKGFITKN, encoded by the coding sequence ATGAAAATTATTACTACTCGAATTCTCTTAGGACTAGTCGTGTTAGGACTTTGTAGTTGTAATTCCGTCAAATCACCTAGTACGACAAATAACAGTCAAATTACTAGTCAAAATAATCCCCAAACCCAGCCACCAATCAAACTAGCTCCTTCTAGTTCATCTGTCACCCTTTTAAAAGTACTCACAGAAGCGTATCAAGCCAATAACAAAACGGACACATTTGAGTTTGTTTCCCAAAGTCAATCAGAAGGAGTGATCGCCGCCCTGAAAAATGGTATTGTCGATATTGCTGGTAGTAGCCACAAACTCAAGCCAGAAGAAGACGACGGTAAAATTCAATATCGAGAAATTGCACAAGATTTGCTTGTCGTTGCTACCCACAACAGCGTTAAAGGTGTAACAAATTTAACAACTGATCAGTTAAAGTCCATTTACGCTGGCAAAATTACTAATTGGAAAGAATTAGGCGGGCCAAATGCTAAAATTGTGGTCTTGGATAGACCAGAAGATGAATCTGCGAAAAAACTACTCAGAAAATACTATCTAGGTCAAGATAAAACTACAACTCAAGCTGTGATTCTCAATAAAGAAGGAGAGTTAATTGATACTATCCAAAGTACTCCTTATTCCATTGGTGCTTTTTCTCTAGCTTATTCCTTAATTAATCAATTACCAGTCAATCACCTCAAGCTGAATGGTAATGCACCAAATAAAGAAAATTTCAATAGTGGTAAATACCAAATGGTACGTCATCTCGGACTAATTTGGCAGAAAACACCTACATCTAATACCCAAAGATTTATCGATTTTGTCTTTAGTTCAGAGGGTACTAAACTACTGCAAGATAAAGGCTTTATTACCAAGAATTAA
- a CDS encoding DUF4168 domain-containing protein — MNNITNLFFRDTLANLLPKNFCFTVMASASLLASTLTFTAKADAQTPTVNNNEIVSYAQAVLAMEPSRQQAFSEIKKLIGGGEIPQIVCNDPKSINNLPRKARNIAINYCNRSQKIVEENGLTIEQFNKITIEIQNDDNLKRQIYNTLIRLQKK, encoded by the coding sequence ATGAACAACATCACTAACTTGTTTTTCCGAGATACACTGGCAAATTTATTACCTAAAAACTTTTGTTTCACAGTTATGGCTAGTGCAAGTTTGTTAGCCAGCACATTAACATTTACAGCCAAAGCCGACGCTCAAACTCCCACCGTCAATAATAATGAAATTGTCAGCTACGCCCAAGCTGTCTTAGCAATGGAACCATCGCGTCAACAAGCCTTTAGCGAAATCAAAAAATTAATCGGTGGCGGGGAAATTCCCCAGATTGTTTGTAACGACCCTAAAAGCATTAACAATCTACCACGCAAAGCCAGAAATATTGCCATCAACTACTGTAATCGCTCCCAAAAAATCGTGGAAGAAAATGGTTTAACCATTGAGCAGTTTAATAAGATTACTATAGAAATTCAAAACGACGATAACTTAAAAAGGCAAATTTACAACACCTTGATTCGTCTGCAAAAAAAATAA
- a CDS encoding DUF1868 domain-containing protein, with the protein MDDNYQTYLNRLARMMLPESYKTQVQHIQESSKFLPASGTRQAAPFPGYTLITPTAEEAAENAAFYATLTTYQQQLLQLPVNQDLIVPVPPASFHLTLADLIWDHAYLDACEKNPKFEEELHRYIGETFQQYQQTITSGTNPISWQMLGLVLMPRALAVCLVPKDESSYEQIIQFRRTIYQNPQLIALGIEQHYHLTAHITLSYFGDIAPDLDRNKFSDLLAELNQQWLGNSPEFLVNRVELRKFDDMTRYYREPDWPSLNF; encoded by the coding sequence TTGGACGACAACTACCAAACTTACCTGAACCGGTTAGCAAGAATGATGCTACCAGAATCATATAAAACCCAAGTTCAGCATATCCAGGAGTCTTCTAAATTCCTACCTGCTTCTGGAACAAGACAAGCAGCGCCTTTTCCTGGTTATACATTAATTACCCCAACCGCAGAGGAAGCGGCAGAAAACGCTGCTTTCTATGCAACCTTAACAACTTACCAACAGCAACTTTTACAGTTACCTGTCAACCAGGATTTGATTGTTCCTGTACCACCTGCCAGCTTTCATTTAACTTTGGCAGATTTAATTTGGGATCATGCTTATCTTGATGCTTGTGAGAAAAATCCCAAGTTTGAGGAAGAATTACACCGTTACATCGGGGAAACATTTCAACAATATCAACAAACCATAACATCAGGAACTAACCCAATTTCCTGGCAAATGTTGGGATTAGTTCTCATGCCAAGAGCTTTGGCGGTTTGTTTAGTCCCCAAAGATGAAAGTTCTTATGAACAGATAATTCAATTCCGCCGCACAATTTATCAAAATCCCCAATTGATTGCATTGGGAATTGAACAACATTATCACCTCACAGCCCATATTACATTGAGCTATTTTGGTGATATAGCGCCAGATTTAGACCGCAATAAATTCAGTGATTTACTTGCGGAGTTAAATCAACAGTGGCTAGGAAATTCGCCAGAGTTTCTGGTTAACCGAGTTGAATTGCGGAAGTTTGATGATATGACACGTTATTATCGTGAACCAGACTGGCCGAGTTTAAATTTTTAA